In the genome of bacterium, the window CCGGTCCGGATCGGTTCGCCGAAACGGGTCGGCGGCCTGACGGACGTTGTGTCCAACCCCAGCTATTCCACCGCAGTGGGGCTGGTGCTCATGGGCATGCAGTCCCAGGCTCCTTCTGCCAAGAAGGTCTCCTTCGGCAGCGGGGCTGATGCGATGAACGGGATCCTGGACCGGATGAAGAAATGGTTCGGCGACTCGATCTGATATTCGGGAAGCTCACCACGTTGTGGTCCGGGGATCCGATCTTAGGGATCGCCGGGAAGGTCAAGGAGGTGCAGGTCGGGTGAAGGTCGAAGGGAAGTGAAGGTCGTAAGCCGTAAAAGCAGGGGGGCTGTTAGCGGATGGCCCAACCATCGGCTCTCGGCTAACAGTAAAAAATAAAAAGAGGGGGAAGTCATGATCGAGTTCGCGGAAGAGGATGTGACGCAGTACCTGGCCCATTTGAAGGTCATCGGGGTGGGCGGCGGCGGATGCAACGCCGTCAACAAGATGATCGAGGCCGGTATCGAAGGCGTGGAGTGTATCGCGGCCAACACCGACTACAAGTCGCTGCGCCGCAGCAAGGCCTTGAAGAAGATCCAGCTGGGCAAGGCCCTGACCAAGGGCTTGGGTTCGGGCGGGAATCCCACGATGGGCAAGGAAGCGGCCCTGGAGTCCGCCGAGGAGATCCAGAAGAACCTGGAGGGGGCCGACATGGTGGTGGTCACCGCCGGGATGGGCGGGGGTACGGGCACGGGCGCGGCCCCGGTGGTCGCCGAGATCGCCAAGAAACTGGGCATCCTCACCGTCGGGGTGGTGAGCCGCCCCTTCGAGCATGAGGGACCGGTGCGCAAGGCCCAGGCCGAGGACGGCCTCAGGTCCATGCTGCCCCATGTGGACGCCATCGTGGTGATCCCCAATGAGCGCATCAACGTGGTCTGCGAGCAGGACGTGGAGCTGACCACGGCCTTCGCGCGGGTCGATGACGTGCTGGTGCAGGCCATCCAGGGGATCTCGGGCATCATCCACTCGGAAGGCATCATCAACCGCGATTTCGCGGACGTGAAGCGCATCCTGACCGCCAAGGGCAAGGTCTTGATGGGCATGGGCGCGGCCGCGGGCGAGGAGAGGGCCATGAAGGCGGTGCAGAAGGCCGTCCACAGCCCCTTGCTCGAGGACGTGGACATCGCCGGGGCCAGCGCGGTGCTGGTCCTGATCACGGCGGGCGCCAATTTCACCCTCAACGAGTTCAACCAGATCAACGGGTTCCTGCAGAAGGCCGCCCGTCCGGGCGCCGAGATCATCCCGGGCATCGTGCGGGACGAGAACCTGAAGGATGGGATGCGGGTCACCATCATCGCGACCGGGTTCGAACAGGCCCGCAGCGAGGAGGCGGCCACCATCATCGACCTGAAGAACTTCGTGACGCCGAACTTCAAGACCGACAAGGCGGCTTCCAACGCGCCCCAGGCGTCGGAAGAGGCGGAGGGCGACCTGACGCTCAAGCTCTCCGACGGCCAATACGACATCCCGGCCTACTTGCGGCGCCGGCTGGCCAGCAAGTCGTTCCATAACTGAGGACTTCCAACAAAATGCCTTGGAACAGGGATAAGGAAGGGTGGATGGGATGGAAAACTTGAAGGATCCAAAGGGTTTTCTCCGGGTCCATCGGTGTCCATCCCTGTTCTTCAGGTCTTGTTGGGGATCGTAAGGAATAAAGAAAGGAAGTCATGCGGAACGTCCATCGGACAATAGGATCGGGGTGGTTGGTCGGCGTCCTGGGGTGCCTTTTCTTGCCCCTGGGCGCCTTCGCCTCCCCCGCGTCCTCCCCGGTGGCGCCTACGGCCTCGCCCGCGGCGTCCGCCGACCAGGAATTCTTCGTGCTCTGTTACCACCGGTTCCTGAACAAGCCCATTCCTGTCCAACAGGAGGACCCATCCCGTTCCCCCACGGGAGAGGACCCGGGCCAAAAAGGACCGAAACAGACCGAGTACGAGACCTCGATGGACGATTTCAAATGGCAGATGCAGTACCTGAAGGAGAACGGGTTCACCCCCATCTCCCAGGAACAGCTCATGGGCTACTGGTTTCAAGGGAGACCCCTCCCCTTGAAACCGGTGCTCCTGACCTTCGACGATGGTTTCGAGAGCATCTACCGGGACGCTTTCCCGGTGGTCCAGAAGATGGGGTTCCCTTCCATCCTTTTCCTTTACACGGATTTCGTAAGGAACCGGGAAGTCGCGGACCGCAACCGTGAGAAGAAGATCGCGGCGAAGTCCGAGGATCCCGAACACCCAAAAAAGGTCCTGTCCGAAATTTCGCCCCAAATGCGGTTCGACGCCCTTTCGGACGCCCAGATGGCCGAAATGCAGAAGGCGGGCATGGTGATCGAATCCCACACCACCCACCACCTCAACATGGGGTTGGTCCGGGAGAAGAAAGGGGAGGCGGCCTTCGCCAAGATCCTCTGGAACGAACTGACCGAGCCCTTGACCTATATCTCGACGAGGTTCGGCCGAAAGCCCCAATGGCTCGCCTATCCTTTCGGGGTCTATGACCCGGTCATCCTGGAGGCCACGAAGAAGGCGGGTTACCAACTGGCCTTCACCGTCAATCCCGGTCCCAATGACCGTACGATCCCGCCCCTCCTGCTGAAGCGCAACCTGGTCCTATGGCCCTTCGGGCGGGAGGCCTTCCAGCGGATCTTCCGGGACAAGGTGCTCCACTGCGAGGACCTGGCCCCCGGGGACGGGGCTTCGATCGATGCGGTCCGGCCGGTGATCTCGGCCAAGATCACCGATGACGTGGACCCCAAGTCGGTCCGGCTCCAGATCGGCGCCCATGTCATGAAACTGCGTTATGACCCTGGGACGGGCGCCTATTCCCATGCCATCAAGGCCGACCTGACGCAGGGTGGACATATCTTCTGTCTTTCCGCCGTCGACCGGCAGGGCCAGCACCGGGTCCTCAATTGGTATTTCCGGATCAAACACAAGAAATTGGCCCATCACCCGGGAAGGAAGGGGGCCGCGGATGTCCTTTAGATCCTTGCCCATCCTGGCCCTTGCCCTTTTGACCCTGGCTTGGCCCTCTCCCGCCCTGGAAGAGGGCGGGAAGGTGGCGCTCCGCTATACCTATAAGACCGACGTCCTTTCCGTCCCTGTGGTCGAGGGGGCGAAGGGACAGGTTTATCTGCCCTTGATGGACCTGAGCCGTTTTTTCGGCATCCAGGTGGATTTCGAACCCCAGATCCGGCGGGTCACCCTTTCGAAGGGGAAGAACAAGGTGAAAGTGGTACTGTCCCAGCCTGTTTACCTCTCCCTGGCGCCCGAGGTGTCCTATCCCATCGATCCCCTGGAGGTCCTTTCGGGGCAATTGAGCATCCCGGCCACCAGTGCCGAGGACCTGTTGGGGACCCTCCTGGGGATCCCCGTCCATTACCTGCCGGACCAAGGACTCCTCATCGCGGGCGGCGTGACGGACAAGGAACTCCAGCAGGAGATCCTGGCCGACCCAGGCCCATCGACATCCTCATCCCCCCAACCCGCCTCCAGCGCCGCCGCTGGGCCCACTCCGGTGGAAAGCCCCGCGGCGGCCCCTTCCTCCCAGGAAGCCGTCGCTGTTCTGGAGGAACCGACCCGCTCGCCGACGGTCGAACCCCTTCCCCTCCAACCTCCCCGGGACCAAGTGGAGCATGTGCGGCGCATCATCATCGACCCGGGCCACGGCGGCTATGACGCCGGCGCTCCCGGTTACGACCGCCGTTTCCATGAGAAGAGCGCCACGCTGGACATCGCCCAGCAGGTCGCGAAATTCCTGCGGGAGGAACAAGGCCTGGAGGTCCTGATGACCCGAAAGGAGGACCGTTACATCACCCTGAAATACAGGACGGATTTCGCCAAGAGCCACAACGGGGATCTTTTCGTTTCCATCCATTGCAATTCCAATCCCCGTAAGGGCGCCCATGGGACCGAGATCTATAAGTATGGATTGAGGGCGACCAGTCATGCCGCGGCCGCCGCGGCCGCCCGTGAAAACTTCGGGGGCGGCGACCTGGATTTCATCAAACAGGACCTGACCGCGGTGCGCTACAAGAGCCGCAGCCAATGCCTGGCCGAACATGTGGAGATGGAGATCAAGGAAAAACTGGGCCAGCCTTTCCGCAACATCCAGGAGGCGCCCTTTTACGTGCTGGCCCACGCCGAAATGCCGGCCATCCTGATCGAGACGGCCTTCATCAGCAACAAGGACGAGGAGAACAAGCTCCGGGACCCCTATTGGCGCGAGAAGATGGCGAAGGCCATCACGGCCGGGATCCTGGAATACAAGGACATCGTGGAGGGGAATCTTGACGACCGTGAAGCTCGGCGCTGAAGCCGTCCGCCTAAGCGAAGGAGGACTGGACTATCTCCAATTCCCCCGTTTCGCCGATCCCAAGTTGGTGCCCCATGCGGTCACGACCCGTGTCGGAGGGGTCAGCCGCGGGGACTACCGTGGACTGAACCTGAGCTTCAAGGTGGGCGACGAGAAGGTGCGGGTGGAAGAGAACCGTTCCCTCCTGGGACGGACCCTGGGGATGGACCTGGCCCATGCCGCCTGGGTGGAACAGGTCCACGGGGACGAGGTGGCGGTCCTGACCGCCGCGAACATCCCCGTCCGGGGAGGCTCCCTCGGGAAGGCGGACGCGCTCATCACCCAGCAAAAAGGGATCCCCATCCTCATCCAGGTCGCCGATTGCCTGCCGGTCCTTTTTTATGATCCGGTCCACCAGGCCATCGGCCTGGCCCATGCCGGATGGCGGGGGACCGTCAGCCACATCGCGGTCAAAGCCTTGCTGGCCATGGGCGAGCATTTCGGGACCAAACCGGAGGATGTCCGGGCGGTGTTGGGTCCTTGCATCGGGGCTTGTTGCTATGAGGTGGGGGAGGATGTCCGCCAGGAATTTATCCGGGTGTTTCCCTGGGGGGCCGAGGTCTTCAGCCCCTACCAAAAGGGGCAGTGGAAACTGGACCTGGCCCAGGCCAATGGGCGGCAATTGGTGGAAATGGGCATGAAACAAGAAAATTTGATCGCGTCAGGGCTTTGTACGGTGGGCCATTCGGGGCTGTTCTTTTCCCATCGGGCGGAAGCGGGGCCGGAGCGGAACACCGGTCGATTCGGTGTTTTGTTAATGTTAAACGGAAGACCATGATAGAATGAGCCGCATTCAGGGGGTCGTGCCATGAAGAAAGTCGAACTTGCCGTTCTGTTGTTCCTACTCCTATCCGGGAAACCGCTCCTCGCCCAGGATCAAGCCGCGCAGCCGGCCGTACCGGTCCCCGCGGGCATTCCTGCGGTCCCGCAAGTCCCCACGGAAAGCGATTTTTATTCCCAAGCCTT includes:
- the pgeF gene encoding peptidoglycan editing factor PgeF, translated to MKLGAEAVRLSEGGLDYLQFPRFADPKLVPHAVTTRVGGVSRGDYRGLNLSFKVGDEKVRVEENRSLLGRTLGMDLAHAAWVEQVHGDEVAVLTAANIPVRGGSLGKADALITQQKGIPILIQVADCLPVLFYDPVHQAIGLAHAGWRGTVSHIAVKALLAMGEHFGTKPEDVRAVLGPCIGACCYEVGEDVRQEFIRVFPWGAEVFSPYQKGQWKLDLAQANGRQLVEMGMKQENLIASGLCTVGHSGLFFSHRAEAGPERNTGRFGVLLMLNGRP
- a CDS encoding polysaccharide deacetylase family protein yields the protein MRNVHRTIGSGWLVGVLGCLFLPLGAFASPASSPVAPTASPAASADQEFFVLCYHRFLNKPIPVQQEDPSRSPTGEDPGQKGPKQTEYETSMDDFKWQMQYLKENGFTPISQEQLMGYWFQGRPLPLKPVLLTFDDGFESIYRDAFPVVQKMGFPSILFLYTDFVRNREVADRNREKKIAAKSEDPEHPKKVLSEISPQMRFDALSDAQMAEMQKAGMVIESHTTHHLNMGLVREKKGEAAFAKILWNELTEPLTYISTRFGRKPQWLAYPFGVYDPVILEATKKAGYQLAFTVNPGPNDRTIPPLLLKRNLVLWPFGREAFQRIFRDKVLHCEDLAPGDGASIDAVRPVISAKITDDVDPKSVRLQIGAHVMKLRYDPGTGAYSHAIKADLTQGGHIFCLSAVDRQGQHRVLNWYFRIKHKKLAHHPGRKGAADVL
- the ftsZ gene encoding cell division protein FtsZ, producing the protein MIEFAEEDVTQYLAHLKVIGVGGGGCNAVNKMIEAGIEGVECIAANTDYKSLRRSKALKKIQLGKALTKGLGSGGNPTMGKEAALESAEEIQKNLEGADMVVVTAGMGGGTGTGAAPVVAEIAKKLGILTVGVVSRPFEHEGPVRKAQAEDGLRSMLPHVDAIVVIPNERINVVCEQDVELTTAFARVDDVLVQAIQGISGIIHSEGIINRDFADVKRILTAKGKVLMGMGAAAGEERAMKAVQKAVHSPLLEDVDIAGASAVLVLITAGANFTLNEFNQINGFLQKAARPGAEIIPGIVRDENLKDGMRVTIIATGFEQARSEEAATIIDLKNFVTPNFKTDKAASNAPQASEEAEGDLTLKLSDGQYDIPAYLRRRLASKSFHN
- a CDS encoding N-acetylmuramoyl-L-alanine amidase; this encodes MSFRSLPILALALLTLAWPSPALEEGGKVALRYTYKTDVLSVPVVEGAKGQVYLPLMDLSRFFGIQVDFEPQIRRVTLSKGKNKVKVVLSQPVYLSLAPEVSYPIDPLEVLSGQLSIPATSAEDLLGTLLGIPVHYLPDQGLLIAGGVTDKELQQEILADPGPSTSSSPQPASSAAAGPTPVESPAAAPSSQEAVAVLEEPTRSPTVEPLPLQPPRDQVEHVRRIIIDPGHGGYDAGAPGYDRRFHEKSATLDIAQQVAKFLREEQGLEVLMTRKEDRYITLKYRTDFAKSHNGDLFVSIHCNSNPRKGAHGTEIYKYGLRATSHAAAAAAARENFGGGDLDFIKQDLTAVRYKSRSQCLAEHVEMEIKEKLGQPFRNIQEAPFYVLAHAEMPAILIETAFISNKDEENKLRDPYWREKMAKAITAGILEYKDIVEGNLDDREARR